The Sesamum indicum cultivar Zhongzhi No. 13 linkage group LG2, S_indicum_v1.0, whole genome shotgun sequence genome contains a region encoding:
- the LOC105155468 gene encoding uncharacterized protein LOC105155468, translated as MNLYGQTDPIKAKLFVTTLKGKAQEWFTSLGSGTIDSYEQLIHKFSFHFASKRKAKRSATHLFTIRQREDETLKTFMGRYNNEVLEVQDLRIDMMVSILIHGMQKGPFASALARDPPMGTEQLMEMAQKYIDEEEMNAMKDSYWSKDPARMRGERSREGKQRAEGDRKRKGPYVPRYHRYTPLTTTREKDRGHNTEDCYQLKDEIERLVRQGYFKHLIDRRAEARDHSRSRSRERLQRDEAGASGARDNAPTKGVIHTISGGPTSRDSARARKKYARESKWKHGELMMHVEKQENIVFGDEDLSSDMLDQNDPMVLIDNGSSVDIIFSDVLRKMDLGGVRLKPVRTPLVGFGGNEVIPEGVIELPMSLGEEPKRKTCMVPFLVVDSPFTYNVVLGRPRLNKFRAVVSTFHLKMKFPTPQGIGEVTCNQRTARQCYNLAVKQGESKKEKRKEEANRGEEAK; from the exons ATGAATCTTTACGGCCAGACCGATCCGATCAAGGCAAAACTATTTGTCACTACGTTGAAGGGCAAAGCTCAGGAGTGGTTCACAAGCTTAGGTAGTGGAACCATTGATTCTTATGAGCAATTAATTCAcaagttttcttttcattttgccaGTAAAAGAAAAGCGAAGAGATCGGCGACCCATCTGTTCACGATCCGACAGCGGGAGGACGAAACGCTGAAGACTTTCATGGGGCGATACAATAATGAAGTGTTGGAGGTACAAGATTTGAGAATTGACATGATGGTGAGCATTTTAATCCATGGCATGCAAAAAGGTCCTTTTGCATCGGCGCTGGCGCGCGACCCGCCTATGGGGACGGAGCAGTTGATGGAGATGGCCCAAAAGTATATCGATGAGGAAGAAATGAACGCTATGAAGGATAGCTATTGGTCCAAAGATCCTGCCAGAATGAGGGGAGAAAGGTCGCGGGAAGGAAAACAACGAGCGGAAGGAGATCGTAAGCGGAAAGGACCTTACGTGCCCCGATACCATAGATACACTCCATTAACAACCACCAGAGAGAAG GATAGAGGGCATAACACGGAAGATTGCTACCAACTAAAAGACGAGATCGAACGGCTAGTGAGGCAAGGGTATTTTAAGCATTTGATCGACAGGAGAGCAGAGGCACGAGATCACAGTAGATCGCGGAGTCGTGAAAGGCTCCAAAGGGATGAAGCAGGAGCGAGCGGAGCTCGAGACAATGCACCCACGAAGGGTGTTATTCACACTATATCTGGGGGACCCACAAGTAGGGATTCGGCCAGAGCAAGGAAAAAATATGCTAGAGAAAGCAAGTGGAAGCACGGTGAGCTAATGATGCATGTGGAAAAACAGGAGAACATCGTCTTCGGGGATGAGGATTTGAGTTCTGATATGCTCGACCAGAATGACCCTATGGTGTTAATTGATAATGGTAGCTCCGTTGacattatttttagtgatgtCCTCAGGAAGATGGATTTGGGAGGTGTGAGACTGAAGCCTGTACGAACACCCCTGGTCGGGTTCGGAGGTAACGAGGTCATCCCAGAAGGTGTAATTGAGCTACCCATGTCGCTGGGGGAGGAACCCAAGAGGAAGACATGCATGGTCCCATTCCTGGTCGTCGATAGCCCATTCACGTATAATGTTGTATTGGGACGACCAAGACTGAACAAATTTCGAGCAGTAGTGTCCACTTTTCATCTGAAGATGAAGTTTCCAACACCACAGGGAATCGGCGAGGTCACATGCAACCAACGAACAGCTAGGCAGTGCTACAATCTAGCTGTGAAACAGGGAGAGtcgaagaaagaaaaaaggaaggaGGAAGCAAACCGAGGAGAGGAGGCTAAGTGA
- the LOC105155469 gene encoding uncharacterized protein LOC105155469: protein MSKPDTSGRMIKWAVELGEFDIEFQTRNAIKAQVFADFLVEFAGEQPQKEERWLLHVDGSSTSKNGRAGIYLQGPDGAEIEIAVRLDFPATNNEAEYEALIQGLQTAIDGGIRQVDVYTDSQLVAMQVQGTYETREWSMTQYQARVKEMMKKFDRCTISQIPRDENMRADTLSQFGSSIEGIKERKITVRVKSQPVIEKAEVHLVEAADSWKTPLVRYLKHGELPNDTIAAKRLQFKANRFTMIGDDLYKRTPEGILLKCLDAERAQYVLREVHGGSCGNHSGGRSLAQKIIRQGYFWPTTAEDAKEFAKKCESCQKYARLLHSPATPLESLKVACPFDKWGIDIVGPFPQAAAQKNS, encoded by the coding sequence ATGTCGAAGCCGGATACGTCGGGTAGGATGATCAAATGGGCAGTGGAATTAGGAGAGTTTGATATCGAGTTTCAGACAAGGAACGCGATAAAGGCGCAGGTGTTCGCCGATTTTCTGGTCGAGTTCGCGGGAGAACAACCGCAGAAAGAGGAACGATGGCTCTTACATGTAGATGGATCCTCGACCTCGAAAAACGGACGAGCAGGCATCTATTTGCAAGGACCGGATGGAGCTGAGATCGAGATCGCAGTAAGATTAGACTTCCCGGCCACAAACAATGAAGCCGAGTACGAGGCTCTGATTCAAGGATTGCAGACGGCAATAGACGGAGGTATAAGGCAAGTGGATGTGTACACGGACTCACAACTTGTCGCGATGCAGGTACAAGGTACTTATGAAACGCGCGAATGGTCCATGACCCAGTACCAAGCAAGGGTGAAGGAGATGATGAAGAAGTTTGATCGATGCACGATCAGTCAGATTCCAAGGGATGAGAACATGCGAGCAGACACATTGTCGCAGTTCGGATCGTCGATCGAGGggattaaagaaagaaagatcacGGTAAGGGTGAAATCTCAACCGGTGATTGAAAAAGCAGAAGTCCATCTGGTCGAGGCGGCAGATTCTTGGAAAACGCCTTTAGTCAGATATTTGAAGCACGGAGAACTGCCAAATGACACAATTGCGGCCAAGAGACTGCAGTTCAAAGCTAACCGTTTTACTATGATAGGAGACGACCTGTACAAAAGAACCCCGGAAGGCATTCTGTTAAAATGCCTAGATGCAGAGAGGGCGCAGTATGTTTTGAGAGAAGTACATGGAGGCAGCTGCGGAAATCATTCAGGAGGGAGATCTTTGGCGCAGAAAATTATAAGGCAAGGTTATTTCTGGCCTACGACCGCGGAGGACGCAAAGGAATTCGCCAAAAAATGCGAAAGTTGCCAGAAATACGCTAGATTGCTGCATTCCCCAGCGACCCCTCTCGAGTCTTTGAAGGTCGCGTGTCCTTTTGATAAATGGGGGATTGACATTGTGGGTCCGTTTCCTCAAGCGGCGGCACAGAAAAATTCCTGA
- the LOC105155402 gene encoding uncharacterized protein LOC105155402, translating into MNIDKKTPHTQSQTRKMFITDIRFLSSNTLSCLNSNTKPNAIPPTIFAKKKDSYETPKKENKTLFPLRFFPSTKLLIQSATGVFALGFVDAGYSGDWSRIGVISRGAEDLIKAAAFVVVPLCLFLIFSLSKEDEY; encoded by the exons ATGAACATAGACAAGAAGACTCCACATACTCAGTCTCAGACCAGAAAAATGTTCATCACAGACATCAGATTCCTCTCCTCCAACACACTCTCTTGTCTAAATTCCAACACTAAACCAAATGCGATCCCTCCTACAATATTTGCCAAGAAAAAGGATTCCTACGAAActccaaagaaagaaaacaaaaccctTTTTCCATTGAGATTTTTTCCCAGCACTAAACTTCTGATTCAGTCTGCTACTGGAGTGTTTGCTCTAGGTTTCGTCGACGCAGG GTACAGTGGAGATTGGTCAAGAATTGGTGTGATTTCAAGAGGGGCAGAGGATTTGATCAAAGCTGCAGCTTTTGTAGTAGTCCCTTTGTGCCTGTTCCTCATATTTTCCTTGTCTAAGGAAGATGAGTATTGA